One segment of bacterium DNA contains the following:
- a CDS encoding CdaR family protein: MPRRVEMELRGRLRRLFGNLGFKVLALLLAVLFWFFIASGREGYREIEAPLELEGVPDGITVNSPQPEKVSFRVAGKGRDLFGLRAADFKVVINLADKDAGVYPVGLTTADVIYAGDEDVKVEEILSERTVIVELERRVTKAVPVEVDFSGSPRAGFYLGVPEVQPPKATLYGSVRVLDKVRAVSVVVDAEGRDAPFAAQVPIKAPAGITLVGADEVLVSVPVGPGERLSFGGVRVTARGAERGAYELRPAEVSVTLEGEAGRLAALGPLSAEVYPRGPGKYPVRVNVPDHVTLIAVTPGEVEAALVAATR, encoded by the coding sequence ATGCCTCGCCGCGTCGAGATGGAATTACGCGGGCGCTTGCGGCGCCTTTTCGGCAACTTGGGCTTTAAGGTTCTGGCCCTCCTACTCGCCGTCCTGTTCTGGTTCTTCATCGCCAGCGGCCGGGAGGGCTATCGCGAAATCGAGGCGCCGCTCGAGCTAGAGGGCGTGCCGGACGGTATCACGGTAAACAGCCCCCAGCCCGAGAAGGTGTCTTTCCGCGTGGCCGGGAAAGGGCGGGACCTGTTCGGCCTCCGCGCCGCCGATTTCAAAGTGGTAATAAACCTGGCCGACAAGGACGCCGGCGTGTATCCCGTAGGCCTTACCACCGCGGACGTTATCTACGCCGGCGACGAGGACGTGAAGGTCGAGGAGATATTGAGCGAGAGGACCGTAATCGTGGAGCTCGAGCGCCGCGTTACGAAGGCCGTCCCCGTAGAGGTGGATTTCTCCGGTTCGCCTCGAGCCGGGTTCTATTTAGGAGTGCCGGAGGTCCAGCCGCCCAAGGCCACCCTCTACGGCTCGGTTAGGGTACTGGATAAGGTGCGGGCGGTATCGGTGGTGGTGGACGCCGAGGGGCGCGACGCGCCGTTCGCGGCCCAGGTACCCATTAAAGCCCCCGCCGGCATCACGCTCGTGGGGGCCGACGAGGTGCTGGTATCGGTACCGGTAGGCCCGGGCGAGCGTCTGTCTTTCGGCGGCGTGCGGGTAACGGCGCGAGGCGCCGAGCGCGGCGCGTACGAGCTGAGGCCGGCCGAGGTTTCGGTTACGCTGGAGGGCGAGGCCGGCCGGCTGGCGGCGTTGGGGCCGCTTTCGGCCGAGGTCTATCCGCGGGGTCCGGGCAAGTATCCGGTGCGCGTAAACGTACCGGACCACGTAACCCTTATCGCCGTAACCCCGGGCGAGGTCGAAGCGGCGCTGGTCGCCGCGACGAGGTAA
- the folP gene encoding dihydropteroate synthase, whose protein sequence is MTDDNDDPLSIRSVNFDSPAQARELMAAVGVAPRGVEIMAAKFTSRALYIRNLHPAAANILKQVALSSGAEAAVHREAVTCRVARSDAVLFGTAKELSLIGQKLTGQDFGLDALGRGVLRALASWDAVPELTLKGERRRLDRPLVMGIVNVTPDSFSDGGEFETPVAATARARRLLEHGADLVDVGGESTRPGAAYVSAEEELRRVLPVVEAIAPDYPVSVDTRKAAVARKCAQAGAAIINDVSAGRDDPAIADVCGEFGLPYVVMHMQGTPGDMQKDPRYDDVVGEVRDFLAARAEWAKAQGVAEIVVDPGIGFGKTLDHNLALLNNVPALADLGYPVMVGHSRKSFIGDLTGAEVNGRLAGSLAAALIAARRGAHILRVHDVAATAQALAVASAVTGS, encoded by the coding sequence ATGACCGACGATAACGACGACCCTCTTTCCATCCGGAGCGTGAATTTCGACTCGCCGGCCCAGGCGAGGGAGCTGATGGCCGCCGTCGGCGTCGCGCCGCGCGGCGTGGAGATAATGGCGGCGAAGTTCACCTCCCGGGCCCTGTATATAAGGAACCTTCATCCGGCCGCGGCCAATATCCTCAAACAGGTGGCGTTGTCGTCCGGCGCCGAAGCCGCCGTTCACCGGGAGGCGGTTACGTGTCGCGTCGCCCGCAGCGACGCCGTTTTGTTCGGTACCGCGAAGGAACTCTCCCTCATAGGTCAAAAATTAACGGGACAGGATTTCGGCCTGGACGCTTTGGGCCGAGGGGTGTTACGGGCGCTCGCCTCGTGGGACGCGGTCCCCGAGCTAACGTTAAAGGGAGAGCGCCGGCGGCTCGATAGGCCGCTGGTGATGGGGATAGTGAACGTCACGCCGGACTCGTTCTCGGACGGCGGCGAATTCGAAACACCCGTTGCGGCGACGGCGCGCGCGCGCCGGTTGCTCGAGCACGGCGCGGACCTGGTCGACGTCGGCGGCGAGTCGACGCGCCCGGGCGCGGCGTACGTATCGGCCGAGGAGGAGCTGCGCCGGGTGCTGCCGGTGGTGGAGGCGATAGCGCCGGATTACCCGGTATCGGTGGATACGCGGAAGGCCGCGGTGGCGAGGAAGTGCGCCCAGGCCGGCGCCGCGATTATAAACGACGTCTCCGCCGGCCGCGACGACCCCGCGATAGCGGACGTATGCGGCGAGTTCGGCCTCCCGTACGTCGTCATGCACATGCAGGGCACGCCGGGCGATATGCAAAAAGACCCGCGCTACGACGACGTCGTCGGCGAAGTGCGGGATTTCCTGGCCGCTCGAGCCGAGTGGGCGAAGGCGCAGGGCGTCGCCGAGATAGTCGTCGACCCGGGCATCGGCTTCGGCAAGACGCTCGACCATAACCTGGCGCTGCTCAATAACGTACCGGCGCTGGCGGACCTGGGTTACCCGGTAATGGTCGGGCACTCGCGCAAGTCGTTCATCGGCGACTTGACGGGCGCGGAGGTGAACGGCCGGCTGGCCGGCTCGCTGGCGGCGGCGCTGATAGCGGCCCGCCGCGGCGCGCATATACTCAGGGTGCACGACGTCGCGGCGACGGCGCAGGCTTTGGCCGTCGCGTCGGCGGTAACCGGTTCATAA
- the cdaA gene encoding diadenylate cyclase CdaA: MFGLSFRVQDAVDILVMAFVIYRLMLLVRGTPAAPMAAGAVIVAVVAGAASLFSLHSINWFFEHLRGVWFIAAIIVFQPELRKALGLIGKNRLVRAVLGRKETTIDIVVNAAFEFAATRVGALLVFERTVPLGSYVERGVRLNSEISRELLGAIFDAHSPLHDGAAIIEGDRVAAAAVMLPLTENPEVAKSRGARHRAALGITEVTDAVVVVISEETGRVAIAADGRLNPVTGVEDLKASLQDYLKGRL; the protein is encoded by the coding sequence ATGTTCGGCCTATCTTTCAGAGTTCAAGACGCGGTAGACATCCTGGTGATGGCGTTCGTCATCTACCGGTTGATGCTGCTGGTGCGGGGAACGCCGGCGGCCCCTATGGCCGCGGGCGCGGTCATCGTGGCCGTCGTCGCCGGCGCGGCCTCGTTGTTCAGCCTGCACTCGATCAACTGGTTCTTCGAGCACCTGCGCGGCGTATGGTTCATAGCGGCCATCATCGTCTTCCAACCCGAGCTACGAAAGGCGCTGGGCTTAATCGGCAAGAACCGATTGGTGCGGGCGGTCCTGGGCCGAAAGGAGACGACGATAGACATCGTCGTGAACGCGGCCTTCGAGTTCGCCGCCACCCGCGTAGGGGCGCTCCTCGTCTTCGAGCGGACCGTCCCGTTGGGCAGCTACGTCGAGCGGGGCGTCCGCCTAAACAGCGAGATATCGCGCGAGCTCTTGGGTGCCATATTCGACGCTCACTCGCCGCTGCACGACGGCGCGGCCATAATCGAGGGTGACCGGGTCGCGGCCGCGGCCGTGATGTTGCCCCTTACCGAAAACCCGGAGGTCGCGAAGAGCCGCGGCGCCCGCCACCGCGCCGCCCTCGGCATAACGGAGGTCACGGACGCCGTGGTCGTCGTTATATCGGAGGAGACGGGCCGGGTGGCCATCGCGGCCGACGGCCGGTTGAACCCGGTGACGGGCGTGGAAGATTTGAAAGCGTCGCTGCAGGATTATTTGAAAGGCAGGTTGTAG
- the meaB gene encoding methylmalonyl Co-A mutase-associated GTPase MeaB, translated as MRGAGVVTAADFLERFVAGDRLALARAISAVEDEADGYRDFLREIYGRAGNAYLVGITGPPGAGKSTLVSHLAERYAAAGRDVGIVAVDPTSPFTGGALLGDRIRMHDLAGNERVFIRSMATRGSLGGLAKATGEVALTMDAFGLDLVLIETVGVGQSELDVANSADTTVVVVVPESGDAVQAMKAGLMEIADVLVVNKADREGAEQMARELQVTLGLKPEDGWRPPVVMAVATEGRGVDDILEAVATHRSHLEESGGLTLRRRGRAQRQLEELLAYEFKCVCAATPAYESLLELLTAEVQQGRLTPYEASSRLFKEVSRAM; from the coding sequence TTGAGGGGCGCCGGCGTAGTCACGGCGGCCGACTTCCTGGAGCGCTTCGTAGCCGGCGACCGGCTGGCGCTGGCGCGGGCGATATCCGCGGTCGAGGACGAGGCCGACGGCTACCGCGACTTCCTGCGCGAAATATACGGCCGCGCCGGTAATGCGTACCTGGTAGGCATCACCGGGCCGCCGGGGGCCGGCAAGTCGACGTTGGTGTCGCACCTGGCGGAGCGTTACGCCGCCGCCGGGCGCGACGTGGGCATCGTCGCGGTGGACCCGACCAGCCCCTTCACCGGCGGCGCGCTGTTGGGCGACCGCATCCGCATGCACGACCTCGCCGGCAACGAGCGCGTCTTTATCCGGAGTATGGCGACGCGGGGCAGCCTGGGAGGCCTGGCCAAAGCGACCGGCGAAGTCGCGCTGACGATGGACGCCTTCGGCCTCGACCTCGTGCTCATCGAGACGGTGGGCGTGGGCCAGAGCGAGCTCGACGTCGCCAACTCCGCCGACACGACGGTGGTGGTCGTCGTCCCGGAGTCGGGGGACGCGGTCCAGGCGATGAAGGCCGGCCTTATGGAAATAGCCGACGTGCTGGTGGTCAACAAGGCGGACCGCGAGGGCGCCGAGCAGATGGCGCGCGAGCTGCAAGTGACGCTCGGGCTGAAGCCGGAGGACGGCTGGCGGCCGCCGGTCGTCATGGCGGTCGCGACCGAGGGCCGCGGCGTCGACGATATACTGGAGGCGGTGGCGACGCATCGCTCGCACCTCGAGGAGTCGGGCGGTTTAACGTTGCGCCGCCGCGGCCGCGCGCAACGCCAGCTCGAGGAGCTGCTCGCGTACGAATTCAAGTGCGTGTGCGCCGCCACGCCGGCCTACGAAAGTTTACTCGAGCTGTTAACGGCCGAGGTACAGCAGGGGCGACTCACACCCTACGAAGCTTCGAGCCGGCTCTTTAAAGAAGTCTCTCGCGCAATGTAA
- the ftsH gene encoding ATP-dependent zinc metalloprotease FtsH gives MKRALRGLLPWLIIILAVASVYQFFVMKSEHVAKIPYWKFTDLLAKGVVATVTLQENKITGELSREARTEGDAQPFTKFKTQVPVVDSDFVKKLEAAGVKVDTQDSRSAWFTILVSVGPYVLLFVFFIWLFRRMQSPNNKALSFGKSRARLFEEGKQKVTFEDVAGAEEAKEELQEIIEFLQDPRKFQRLGGKIPKGVLLVGPPGSGKTLMGRAVAGEAGVPFLSISGSDFVEMFVGVGAARVRDLFDEAKKRAPCIVFIDELDAVGRLRGAGLGGGHDEREQTLNQLLVEMDGFESNEGVILLAATNRPDVLDPALLRPGRFDRTVVVDRPDLKGRLGILQVHTREIPLADAVDLETIARGTPYFSGADLANLVNEAALLAARRDRKAVAQADLEEARDKVMMGPERKSRVIREKDKKIAAYHEAGHSLVAKLTPGSDPVHKVTIIPRGMALGLTQSLPEEEKHMYSKEYCGILLDHMLGGRAAEMLVFNEETSGAGNDIERATELARKMVCDWGMSETLGPVAFGKREEAIFLGREIAQHRDYSEETAQVIDGEIRRLVDEAYDRAYKLLKKNKKQLELIAGELLERETLTGEEIDTLLAGEKLPPFAKQPAAKKKRPGEGRAKKAAKRAREVPDAEPALET, from the coding sequence ATGAAGCGCGCGTTACGGGGATTGCTCCCGTGGTTGATAATAATATTGGCCGTCGCCTCGGTTTACCAGTTCTTCGTTATGAAATCCGAGCACGTCGCCAAGATCCCCTATTGGAAGTTTACGGACCTGCTCGCGAAGGGCGTCGTTGCCACCGTAACGCTGCAGGAGAATAAGATAACGGGCGAGCTGAGCCGCGAGGCCCGCACCGAGGGCGACGCCCAGCCGTTCACCAAGTTCAAGACGCAGGTGCCGGTGGTGGATTCCGACTTCGTTAAAAAACTGGAGGCCGCCGGCGTCAAGGTCGATACCCAGGATTCGAGGTCGGCTTGGTTCACGATCCTGGTCTCGGTGGGCCCGTACGTATTGCTGTTCGTGTTTTTCATCTGGCTCTTCCGCCGGATGCAAAGCCCCAACAATAAAGCGTTGTCCTTCGGCAAGAGCCGCGCCCGCCTGTTCGAAGAGGGCAAGCAGAAGGTCACGTTCGAGGACGTGGCCGGCGCGGAGGAGGCTAAAGAGGAGCTCCAGGAGATAATCGAGTTCCTGCAGGACCCGCGCAAGTTCCAGCGGCTGGGAGGCAAGATCCCCAAGGGCGTCCTGCTGGTGGGGCCGCCGGGCTCGGGCAAGACGCTGATGGGCCGCGCGGTCGCGGGCGAGGCCGGCGTACCGTTCCTTTCCATCTCCGGCTCCGACTTCGTCGAGATGTTCGTGGGGGTGGGCGCGGCGCGCGTCCGCGACCTGTTCGACGAGGCCAAGAAGCGCGCGCCGTGCATCGTCTTCATAGACGAGCTGGACGCGGTGGGGCGGCTGCGCGGCGCCGGCCTGGGCGGCGGCCACGATGAGCGCGAGCAAACCCTCAACCAGCTGCTGGTCGAGATGGACGGCTTCGAGAGCAACGAGGGCGTCATCCTGCTGGCCGCGACCAACCGTCCCGACGTGCTCGACCCGGCGCTGCTTCGCCCCGGCCGCTTCGACCGCACCGTCGTCGTCGACCGGCCGGACCTGAAAGGTCGCCTGGGCATCCTGCAGGTGCACACCCGCGAGATCCCGCTCGCCGACGCCGTCGACCTCGAGACCATCGCCCGGGGGACGCCGTACTTCTCCGGCGCCGACCTGGCCAACCTCGTCAACGAGGCGGCGCTGCTGGCGGCGCGCCGGGACCGTAAGGCGGTGGCGCAGGCGGACCTGGAGGAGGCGCGCGACAAGGTGATGATGGGGCCCGAGCGCAAGAGCCGCGTCATCCGCGAGAAGGACAAGAAGATCGCCGCCTACCACGAGGCGGGCCACTCGCTGGTGGCCAAGCTCACGCCGGGCTCGGACCCGGTGCACAAGGTCACCATCATACCGCGGGGGATGGCGCTGGGCTTGACACAGTCGCTGCCCGAAGAAGAGAAGCACATGTATTCCAAGGAATACTGCGGCATATTGTTGGACCATATGTTGGGCGGCCGGGCCGCGGAGATGCTGGTCTTCAACGAGGAGACGTCCGGCGCCGGCAACGACATCGAGCGCGCCACCGAGCTCGCCCGCAAGATGGTATGCGATTGGGGGATGAGCGAGACGCTGGGGCCGGTGGCGTTCGGCAAGCGGGAGGAGGCCATCTTCCTAGGCCGCGAGATAGCGCAGCACCGCGACTACTCGGAAGAGACCGCGCAGGTCATAGACGGCGAGATAAGGCGGCTGGTGGACGAGGCGTACGACCGCGCGTACAAATTGTTGAAGAAGAACAAGAAGCAGCTGGAGCTCATCGCGGGGGAGCTCCTGGAGCGGGAAACGCTCACCGGGGAGGAGATAGATACCTTGCTGGCCGGCGAAAAGTTGCCGCCGTTCGCGAAGCAGCCGGCTGCGAAGAAGAAGCGGCCGGGCGAGGGCCGAGCGAAAAAGGCCGCTAAGAGAGCGCGGGAGGTGCCCGACGCCGAGCCGGCCCTCGAGACGTAA
- a CDS encoding PhoH family protein, producing MKVKDHKKGETSGSFTARLYIPDNDQAAAFYGPGDRNLKQAEEMFGVHIVARGNELVIRGEEAAVDRVAELFEQVLESSEGAPGAAGSQIGYALEALRSDPATELGELLSEAIPVPSRRRFIRPRTAGQRTYARSIRDHTIIFAIGPAGTGKTYIAMAMAVDMLMREEVRRVVLVRPAVEAGEKLGYLPGDFTEKVAPYLRPLYDALHDMMDFDRAMRLIERGVVEVVPLAYMRGRTLNESFVVLDEAQNTTYEQMKMFLTRLGFGSKAVVTGDITQIDLEENVRSGLVEVQDILKGLDGTDFVYLTRRDVVRHPIIQRVVDAYDGYEAKHRVDRRASAARAGKRRPGGRPPSEE from the coding sequence ATGAAGGTTAAGGACCACAAGAAGGGCGAAACGTCGGGCTCGTTTACGGCGCGGCTCTATATTCCGGACAACGACCAGGCGGCCGCGTTCTACGGCCCGGGCGACCGGAACCTGAAGCAGGCCGAGGAGATGTTCGGCGTGCATATCGTCGCCCGGGGCAACGAACTCGTCATCCGCGGCGAGGAAGCGGCGGTGGACCGCGTCGCCGAGCTCTTCGAGCAGGTGCTCGAGTCCAGCGAGGGGGCGCCCGGGGCCGCGGGCTCGCAGATCGGTTACGCCCTGGAGGCGCTGCGGAGCGACCCCGCGACGGAGCTGGGTGAGCTGTTGTCCGAGGCCATCCCGGTGCCGTCGCGGCGCCGCTTCATCAGGCCCCGGACGGCGGGCCAGCGCACGTACGCCCGCAGCATCCGCGACCACACCATAATTTTCGCCATCGGCCCGGCGGGCACGGGGAAGACCTACATCGCGATGGCCATGGCGGTCGATATGCTGATGAGGGAAGAGGTGCGGCGCGTGGTATTGGTCCGGCCCGCGGTGGAGGCGGGCGAGAAGCTGGGGTACCTCCCCGGCGACTTCACCGAGAAGGTCGCGCCTTATTTAAGACCGCTCTACGACGCGCTCCACGACATGATGGATTTCGACCGGGCGATGCGGCTCATCGAGCGGGGCGTGGTAGAGGTGGTGCCCCTGGCCTATATGCGAGGGCGGACGCTCAACGAGTCTTTCGTCGTACTGGACGAGGCGCAGAATACCACCTACGAGCAGATGAAGATGTTCCTCACCCGGCTGGGTTTCGGCTCCAAAGCGGTGGTGACGGGCGACATCACGCAGATAGACCTGGAAGAGAACGTCCGCTCCGGCCTGGTCGAAGTCCAGGATATATTGAAAGGTTTGGACGGCACCGACTTCGTCTACCTCACGCGGCGCGACGTCGTGCGCCATCCCATAATACAACGCGTGGTGGACGCGTACGACGGGTACGAGGCGAAGCATCGCGTAGACCGGCGCGCCTCCGCGGCCCGGGCCGGCAAGCGGCGGCCCGGCGGCCGGCCCCCTTCGGAAGAGTAA
- the cobO gene encoding cob(I)yrinic acid a,c-diamide adenosyltransferase: MLGSQGTVQVYTGDGKGKTTAALGLALRAWGHGARVLVIQFMKGRINYGELEAAAKLEGFDVEQYGRETFVDRDEPAAEDVALAREALARARQVVAENAYDLVVLDEVNVAADYGLVEAKEILDIVAARPAEMELVLTGRGAPAEFAEAADLVSEVKEIKHHYRIGVPARKGIEF, translated from the coding sequence ATGCTCGGCTCGCAAGGAACGGTTCAAGTTTACACCGGCGACGGCAAGGGCAAGACCACCGCCGCCCTCGGCCTGGCGCTGCGCGCCTGGGGCCACGGCGCGCGCGTGCTCGTCATCCAGTTCATGAAGGGCCGGATAAACTACGGCGAGCTGGAGGCCGCGGCGAAACTCGAGGGGTTCGACGTTGAACAGTACGGCCGCGAGACCTTCGTCGACCGCGACGAGCCGGCGGCGGAGGACGTCGCGCTGGCGCGGGAGGCGCTGGCCCGGGCGCGGCAGGTAGTCGCCGAGAACGCGTACGACCTCGTCGTCCTCGACGAGGTGAACGTCGCCGCCGACTACGGCCTGGTAGAAGCGAAAGAGATACTGGACATCGTCGCGGCCAGGCCGGCCGAGATGGAGCTCGTCCTGACGGGCCGGGGCGCGCCGGCCGAATTCGCCGAGGCCGCGGACCTGGTAAGCGAAGTGAAGGAGATAAAGCACCATTATCGCATCGGCGTACCGGCGCGGAAAGGGATAGAGTTTTGA